The Gracilibacillus caseinilyticus genome segment CCTACAGATGCAAGCCGACGAAAGGCGGAGGTAAAGCCAAAACGAGCATGGAATAATGTATAACCAAGTAATAATCCTATTACTAATAATAATGACTGAGAGATATCTTGCGTTACCATTAAATAGATAAGCAATACGATCCCTATAATAAGCGCACCGATAATTAGTGGCATCTGTGGAGCATTTAACTCTTTTTGTTGTGGTGCCAACTGATCACTTTGCTGAGCAGTTAGATTCTTTGCGGTTGTTGCCACTTAAAACACCCTTTCCCTATTAATTTTATCGGAATAATACTTTTTAATGGTAATGATAGACTCTAATATTGTCAACCTTAATGTTCGGAGGCAGCCTCTGATATCACAAAAGATATTGACAACCCTTATAAATAGACGTACTATAATTAATATTGATAATCATTATCAATTATTAATGTTTAGCGAGTACATAATAAGGAGAGGAAATAACGTGAAGAAAGTACTTATCGCATTTTTATTTGTAACAGCGCTTTTATTAGCAGCTTGTGGGAACACAGAGGATTCCACTAGCACAGATGAAGCAGATACTCAAGAAACTAGCAATCAGGAGCAAGCAGCAGAAGAAGCGTCTTCTTCTGAAACTTTCACATACGATTCAGAAGAAGGGCCGATGGAACTACCTGCTAACCCACAACGTATTGTGGCGCTATCATACGCACCGAATGTACTTGCATTAGGTGGAAACGTCGTTGGTGTAGACGAATGGACATATAATAATCCCATCATGGAAGATAAATTAGAAGGCATTGAATCTGTAACAGAAGAAAGCTTAGAGAAAATCATTGAACTAGATCCGGACTTAATCATCGTAGGTTCCTGGTTGAAAAACATTGATAAACTGAAAGAAATCGCACCGACCGTTTCTTTCACTTATGGTAAGTTAAGCTACTTGGAACAACACGAGGAAATCGGAAAAGTTCTTAACAAAGAGCAAGAAGCAAAAGATTGGGTAGAGAATTTCAAAGCTCGTGCAACACAAACTGGCGAAGAGATCAAAGCCAAGATCGGGGAAGATGCGACCGTTTCCGTTCTCGAAAATGATGTGAAACAAATGGCTGTATTTGGCGACAACTGGGGACGTGGAACAGAGTTATTGTATCAGGAGTTGGAGTTGAACATGCCTGAGAAGGTAAAAGAAAAAGCATTAGCAGACGGTTATTATTCCTTATCATTAGAGGTGATCTCGGACTTCGCGGGAGACTATATTGTGTTAAGTAAGAACCCGGATGGTGATACCTCCTTATTGGAAACAGAAACCTGGAACAACATCCCGGCCGTTCAGAATGGGAATGTGCTTGAATTAAATACACATGTGATTGCAGATAGTGATCCGATTACATTGGAATATTTGTTGGAGCAATTTAGTACGTTCTTTTTAGGGAGTGTAATATAAACTGTGTAAGTAAGAAATGCGTACGGTTTCTTACTCACACAGTTTTTTGTTTGTTAGAATAATAAGTATAAAGCTAAAGGGGGTTTTACATGGGGAAACCGAAAAGAGATCCTAACTCCGTAGAATTAGCTAACAAGATCATTGAACAGTATCAACCTGAAACAGTAGAAGATATGCAACATGCACTAAAAGACATATTTGGACCTATGTTTGAGACGATGTTAAAAGGTGAAATGGACCATCACTTAGGATATTCCTCCAATGAAAAAGGGCAAAAAAGCACGGTAAACAGACGGAATGGATATGGAAAGAAAACCATCAAAACATCCACTGGAGAAGTAGAATTAGAAGTGCCAAGAGATCGAGACGGCTCATTCGAACCACAAGTCATTCCCAAACGTCAGCGAGATGTCTCCGCCATTGAAAACAAAGTCATTGCCATGTACGCCCGTGGTATGTCTCAGAGGGATATATCCTCTACTATTGAAGATATTTATGGATTTTCTGTGTCTCATGAAATGGTATCTAACATGACGGACCATGTACTGACAGAATTAGAAGAATGGCAAACAAGACCCTTACAGCCTTGTTATCCTTTTGTCTTTGTGGACTGCCTTTACGCGACTGTTCGTAATGATTATGAAACGAAGAAATACGCAGTCTATACCATGCTTGGATACACCATCGAAGGCAAGAAAGAGATACTAGGTTTATGGCTTAATGAAACGGAAAGTAAGCATAAATGGATGCAAATCTTTGATGAGATTAAATCGAGAGGAGTAGAAGATATTTTCTTTCTCTCTATCGATGGCGTAACTGGTCTAGAAGAAGGTGCTCGTGTCATATTCCCATCCGTAACGGTCCAACGATGTATCGTTCACCTTATTCGAAATTCCCTTAAATATGTACCAAGTAAGGATTACAAACCCTTCACAGCTGCTTTACGAAAAGTATATGCCGCATCCAGCCTAAAAGCTTGTCGCAGCGCCTTTGAAAACTTTCAACAACAATGGTCTTCTTACCCTGGAGCCATTGATGTCTGGAAGCGCCATTTCTCTCATGTAGAACAGCTTTTTGATTACGGTAGTGCGATTCGTAAAATCATGTATACAACAAATGCCGTAGAAAGTGTTCACTCAAGCTATCGTAAAGTTACCCAAAAAGGAGCATTCCCAGACGAGAATGCCCTATTAAAAGTACTATATTTACGAACGAAAGAATTAGAAGATAAATGGAAAGGTGGCCATATTCAGCAATGGGCCATGGTGATGAACCAGTTGTTAATTCATGACCATCTAAAGGATCGTGTATTAAAGTATTTAGAATAACTTACACACTTTTCTTGACAAGCCCTAGTAGTTCTAATAACGTCCTCATTTCTTATCTCTCACCTACCTCTTTTATATACGCTCCCGTTAATGAAACAAGAATTTATAATTGTTTATATACAAACTCACGATATTTCACAAAATCATGTTTCTCATAGAACTCTTTTGCAATTTTGTTATCTAACCAATAGTCTAACTCAATTAAGTCTATACCTTTTTCATTAGCTAAGTTATAAATGTTATTCATCAAAGCTGTGCCATCTCCCTTTTTTCTTTGAGTTTGAATTATGCTAATTTGATGAACATAAATTGATTTATAACTTTTTTCAAACGCATTTTCTGGATATTCTCTAACCTCAATCCAAGCATAACCTACTGCTTCATGGTTATCTTCTAATAGCAGAAAGATAATATCATCATTTTCTATTAACTTTTTAAAAATTTCTTTGATTTCATCATAGTTATATTCATTAAAATACTTAGGATAGAGAGAACAATGTAAGTCGTGAACTGGTTTGTTTAATTTGGCAACTACCTCAAAATCTTTTGTTTGGCTTATTTTCATTTAAATCCCCCACTTAAGCTTTTAATGATTAACTCTTTTTATTGTTTATTTGGTTAAAATAACAGATTTCTTCTTCCGCATAATGCTTCTTTAGTCGAAAACAAATGAGTTACCGTAGCAACCCCTGTCCTTTAACTCTTGTACCCGTTTGTTGGGATCAAGTATTAATCATAATTCTTTTCAACTTTTAAATGTGAAATATCTTTTTTATTAGAAGTGATAACATTAAGTATTCCTTCTGGATAAAACCGTCTGTCTCCCAATTGCGGTATAGTACGCCAAATGAGTTTGATATCTGATTTCTCATTATGTATTAACTCATTATCTATTTTATTATTGCTTGAACACCAATGAATTAAAGTACAATCGTGCCTTTTCTTCCCATCGTACTGAACAATATTTTCATTTATACAAGCTAATTCACCAATATCTGAGTGTAAATCAAATTCTTCAATTAACTCCCTTTTAATAGCCTCAACTGCTGTTTCACCGAATTCAATACTTCCACCTGGAAGACGATAGAAACTTTCTTCTAAATCACATTGCACAAGGATTTTTGTCTTATCTTCATTTACAATAATCCCTTCAGCTCTTAACAATGGTTTATTCACAAAACCACTCCCAAATAAAGATTTAATTATTTATTTCCATCTTTCATCTAATATTTCCTTCTTCAACATT includes the following:
- a CDS encoding NUDIX domain-containing protein codes for the protein MNKPLLRAEGIIVNEDKTKILVQCDLEESFYRLPGGSIEFGETAVEAIKRELIEEFDLHSDIGELACINENIVQYDGKKRHDCTLIHWCSSNNKIDNELIHNEKSDIKLIWRTIPQLGDRRFYPEGILNVITSNKKDISHLKVEKNYD
- a CDS encoding IS256 family transposase, yielding MGKPKRDPNSVELANKIIEQYQPETVEDMQHALKDIFGPMFETMLKGEMDHHLGYSSNEKGQKSTVNRRNGYGKKTIKTSTGEVELEVPRDRDGSFEPQVIPKRQRDVSAIENKVIAMYARGMSQRDISSTIEDIYGFSVSHEMVSNMTDHVLTELEEWQTRPLQPCYPFVFVDCLYATVRNDYETKKYAVYTMLGYTIEGKKEILGLWLNETESKHKWMQIFDEIKSRGVEDIFFLSIDGVTGLEEGARVIFPSVTVQRCIVHLIRNSLKYVPSKDYKPFTAALRKVYAASSLKACRSAFENFQQQWSSYPGAIDVWKRHFSHVEQLFDYGSAIRKIMYTTNAVESVHSSYRKVTQKGAFPDENALLKVLYLRTKELEDKWKGGHIQQWAMVMNQLLIHDHLKDRVLKYLE
- a CDS encoding GNAT family N-acetyltransferase, coding for MKISQTKDFEVVAKLNKPVHDLHCSLYPKYFNEYNYDEIKEIFKKLIENDDIIFLLLEDNHEAVGYAWIEVREYPENAFEKSYKSIYVHQISIIQTQRKKGDGTALMNNIYNLANEKGIDLIELDYWLDNKIAKEFYEKHDFVKYREFVYKQL
- a CDS encoding iron-hydroxamate ABC transporter substrate-binding protein, translated to MKKVLIAFLFVTALLLAACGNTEDSTSTDEADTQETSNQEQAAEEASSSETFTYDSEEGPMELPANPQRIVALSYAPNVLALGGNVVGVDEWTYNNPIMEDKLEGIESVTEESLEKIIELDPDLIIVGSWLKNIDKLKEIAPTVSFTYGKLSYLEQHEEIGKVLNKEQEAKDWVENFKARATQTGEEIKAKIGEDATVSVLENDVKQMAVFGDNWGRGTELLYQELELNMPEKVKEKALADGYYSLSLEVISDFAGDYIVLSKNPDGDTSLLETETWNNIPAVQNGNVLELNTHVIADSDPITLEYLLEQFSTFFLGSVI